A genomic stretch from Acetobacter ascendens includes:
- a CDS encoding phage tail protein, giving the protein MKQADISGRFTTPIAVSATAANCADIPTAQTTAGDGSASMALGFPPETFTERAAGGVPPRGADMNGFLKTLSAAIQVLQTGYVGPFDASFAAAIGGYPAGAVVAGSVVGTFWVSGQDNNLSTPGAQGAAWVNLFSGLLTSAQAAQSFFPLTGGKISNGYYDSTGTWGGSGSNGAPQAGDTPWGPQFISRLGYSATMKALFCLRDAFEQYAFASVQLTDAAGGWHEWQFRQDGSIRMPDGAVVATQGWANGVFQPAGSYVGLGTYQADFATQDGRVINLPYGQRIQSFSVSIQDGDGITFPQAFAGVPTSVQLQCMQYEQRMTLAMPEQAPTATGIGAVGVRYVVDDHDGAVSTPITVWVTAIGPR; this is encoded by the coding sequence ATGAAACAAGCAGATATTTCCGGGCGGTTTACAACGCCTATTGCGGTCTCTGCCACAGCGGCCAACTGTGCGGATATTCCCACAGCGCAAACCACAGCGGGCGATGGCTCGGCCAGTATGGCGCTGGGCTTTCCGCCCGAAACCTTTACAGAACGCGCTGCCGGTGGCGTGCCCCCGCGTGGGGCGGATATGAACGGGTTTTTAAAAACACTTTCTGCTGCCATACAGGTTTTGCAAACAGGATATGTTGGCCCGTTTGATGCCAGCTTTGCCGCCGCCATTGGTGGTTACCCAGCCGGGGCTGTGGTGGCGGGCAGCGTTGTGGGCACGTTCTGGGTTTCTGGGCAGGATAACAACCTTTCCACCCCCGGCGCGCAGGGTGCAGCGTGGGTAAACCTGTTCAGCGGGTTGCTTACATCGGCCCAAGCCGCGCAAAGCTTTTTTCCGCTGACTGGCGGTAAAATCAGCAATGGCTATTATGATAGCACTGGCACATGGGGCGGTAGCGGCAGCAATGGCGCACCGCAGGCGGGTGATACGCCGTGGGGGCCGCAGTTTATTTCCCGCTTGGGGTATAGTGCCACCATGAAGGCGCTGTTCTGCCTGCGTGATGCGTTTGAACAATATGCTTTTGCCAGCGTGCAGTTAACAGATGCTGCAGGCGGGTGGCATGAATGGCAGTTCCGCCAGGATGGCTCCATCCGTATGCCAGATGGCGCGGTGGTGGCTACGCAAGGCTGGGCCAATGGGGTGTTTCAGCCTGCGGGCAGTTATGTGGGCTTGGGCACATATCAGGCCGATTTTGCCACGCAGGATGGGCGCGTGATCAACCTGCCATATGGGCAGCGCATCCAGTCCTTTTCCGTGAGTATTCAGGATGGAGATGGCATTACCTTTCCGCAGGCTTTTGCGGGGGTGCCTACATCCGTGCAGTTGCAGTGCATGCAGTATGAACAACGCATGACACTTGCCATGCCAGAACAGGCACCTACCGCCACAGGTATTGGCGCTGTGGGCGTGCGCTATGTGGTGGATGATCACGATGGCGCGGTTTCTACCCCCATTACAGTGTGGGTAACAGCTATTGGGCCAAGGTAA
- a CDS encoding RrF2 family transcriptional regulator, whose protein sequence is MGIPAHHGVKGPMRLTLHTDYALRTLLYLAVHTNRRVSIKEIARVYGISENHLVKIIHHLGRGGFIDTLRGRGGGLMLGRAPEDICIGDVVRHTEDDMALVSCMSPSPGVPGSTECLLARACHLRGALGEALGAFMAVLDSRTLADMLHTPERQILQEAEASPHPPAPL, encoded by the coding sequence ATGGGCATACCAGCCCATCATGGTGTAAAAGGCCCTATGCGTCTGACACTGCACACAGATTATGCCCTGCGCACGTTGCTTTATCTGGCCGTGCATACCAACCGCCGCGTTTCCATAAAGGAGATTGCGCGTGTGTATGGCATTTCAGAAAATCACTTGGTCAAGATCATTCATCATCTGGGCCGGGGCGGGTTTATAGATACCCTGCGCGGCAGGGGCGGTGGGCTTATGCTGGGCCGCGCGCCAGAGGATATTTGTATTGGCGATGTGGTGCGCCATACGGAAGATGATATGGCGCTGGTAAGCTGCATGTCGCCTTCCCCCGGGGTGCCGGGCAGTACAGAATGTCTGCTGGCCCGCGCGTGCCATTTACGTGGTGCACTGGGTGAGGCGCTGGGTGCGTTTATGGCGGTGCTAGACAGCCGCACATTGGCAGACATGCTGCACACGCCAGAGCGCCAGATTTTGCAGGAAGCCGAAGCCAGCCCGCACCCACCTGCACCCCTGTAA
- a CDS encoding phosphotransferase enzyme family protein: MADPSPPNTAQFGVHGVQEKRDWPCLTFDEVSAVLAHFTNIPPARDVVWHSMRPFSAACVVQLAGEVSASASGNNIGGQAVRATSCVLKRHARALRSAAMLEQEHAFIWHLASKGLPVCPALALHNGHTALELGNWTYEVFLPAKGEDTYRDVMSWKPYFSTMQAHAAGAALAQLHKAAADYTAPERSADVAGQTAPVVPLVSSMCVVGQADFMPALQQWVARQPGLVAALANRPWQQDVARVVLPFHNHLRPLLPSIKPAWGHGDWHPSNLFWNANTPVTVLDFGMADRTCAAFDMAVAIERAMVDWLALPPLGAQQARPLVVWGQLAAFVAGYQHIRPLSAAERAQVVAFLPLVHVEFALSETAYFGTLLQDEASAEVAYTEYLLGHAQWFAQAQEGQELLARLPALLAGQK, from the coding sequence GTGGCAGATCCTTCCCCCCCAAACACGGCGCAGTTTGGCGTACACGGCGTGCAGGAAAAGCGGGATTGGCCCTGCCTGACGTTTGATGAAGTTTCTGCTGTTCTCGCGCATTTTACCAATATTCCGCCAGCGCGGGATGTTGTGTGGCACAGCATGCGCCCGTTTTCTGCCGCCTGTGTGGTGCAGCTTGCGGGGGAGGTTTCTGCCAGTGCCAGTGGCAACAACATCGGCGGGCAGGCGGTGCGAGCGACAAGCTGCGTGCTCAAACGCCATGCGCGGGCGTTGCGTAGTGCGGCCATGCTAGAGCAGGAACACGCTTTTATTTGGCATCTGGCCAGCAAGGGGCTGCCCGTATGCCCCGCATTGGCCCTGCATAACGGGCACACCGCGCTGGAACTTGGCAACTGGACATACGAGGTTTTTCTACCCGCCAAAGGGGAAGACACCTACCGGGATGTGATGTCCTGGAAGCCATATTTCTCCACCATGCAGGCCCATGCGGCGGGGGCCGCACTGGCACAACTGCACAAAGCTGCGGCAGATTATACAGCCCCGGAACGCAGCGCGGATGTGGCGGGTCAAACTGCCCCAGTGGTGCCGCTTGTTTCCAGCATGTGCGTGGTGGGGCAAGCAGATTTTATGCCCGCACTACAGCAATGGGTGGCGCGGCAACCGGGGCTGGTGGCGGCATTGGCCAACCGCCCGTGGCAGCAGGATGTGGCACGGGTTGTTCTGCCGTTTCACAATCATCTGCGCCCGTTACTGCCCAGCATAAAACCCGCTTGGGGGCATGGAGACTGGCACCCTTCCAACTTGTTCTGGAACGCAAACACGCCAGTTACCGTGCTGGATTTTGGCATGGCAGACCGCACCTGTGCCGCGTTTGATATGGCCGTGGCCATAGAGCGCGCCATGGTGGATTGGCTGGCTTTACCGCCATTGGGTGCGCAGCAGGCAAGGCCTTTGGTGGTGTGGGGCCAGCTTGCTGCATTTGTGGCAGGGTATCAGCACATTCGGCCTTTAAGTGCGGCAGAGCGTGCGCAGGTGGTGGCGTTTTTGCCATTGGTGCATGTAGAATTTGCACTGTCTGAAACAGCATATTTTGGAACGCTGCTGCAAGATGAAGCCTCGGCCGAGGTGGCATATACGGAGTATCTGCTTGGCCATGCCCAGTGGTTTGCACAGGCGCAGGAAGGGCAGGAACTGCTGGCCCGTTTGCCTGCCTTGCTGGCGGGGCAGAAATAG
- the pnuC gene encoding nicotinamide riboside transporter PnuC, with protein sequence MSGLEWLAAVTSALGVWLTGRRTVWCWPVMLLASVLYGAVFAQDHLYADAALQAVFAALALYGLWCWLRGVQASGQVHIVTPTVQTLWRDTGITALAGLALGLALRTVTDDPMPLSDAGLSAYSVLGQIWTAKRYRACWVLWIVVDVLYALLFVQRRLFVTVVLYAAFIGLAVQGWRQWRNVPARTP encoded by the coding sequence GTGTCTGGGCTGGAATGGCTGGCGGCAGTTACCAGTGCCTTGGGCGTGTGGCTTACGGGGCGCAGAACGGTGTGGTGCTGGCCGGTTATGCTTTTGGCATCGGTGCTTTATGGCGCAGTGTTTGCGCAGGATCATTTATACGCAGATGCTGCTTTGCAGGCTGTGTTTGCAGCTTTGGCGCTGTATGGCCTGTGGTGCTGGCTGCGCGGTGTGCAGGCAAGCGGGCAGGTGCATATTGTCACCCCAACTGTGCAAACCTTGTGGCGAGATACCGGCATAACAGCCCTGGCAGGTTTGGCATTAGGGCTGGCCCTGCGCACCGTAACGGATGACCCCATGCCTCTTTCCGATGCCGGGCTAAGTGCTTACAGTGTGCTGGGCCAAATTTGGACAGCCAAGCGCTACCGCGCCTGCTGGGTGCTGTGGATTGTGGTGGATGTTTTGTATGCGCTGCTGTTTGTGCAACGCAGGTTGTTTGTAACTGTCGTGCTGTACGCGGCCTTTATTGGCCTTGCCGTGCAGGGCTGGCGGCAGTGGCGTAATGTGCCAGCACGCACTCCGTAA
- a CDS encoding DUF2612 domain-containing protein codes for MQNVGQTVLSQYACSPSLNALLEGWNQCFDPAQSIENWFASIWNIETAQGYGLDVWGRIVGVSRVLRMASGQYLGFAEANDLTEQGFNTAPSYAGRVVVGDFTNCSLSDAGFRQLIYAKALANITDCSVLSLNAILRTLFAGQGDAWVEDNANMSMTYAFGFGPTDVQVSIIENAGVLPRPAGVAVFYSIRG; via the coding sequence ATGCAGAATGTGGGGCAAACGGTGCTTTCGCAATACGCGTGCTCACCCAGCCTGAACGCGCTGCTGGAAGGCTGGAACCAGTGTTTTGATCCTGCCCAGAGTATAGAAAACTGGTTTGCCAGCATATGGAACATAGAAACAGCCCAAGGCTACGGGCTGGATGTATGGGGCCGCATTGTTGGGGTATCCCGCGTGTTGCGCATGGCATCTGGCCAGTATTTAGGTTTTGCCGAGGCCAATGATCTGACAGAGCAGGGCTTTAACACGGCCCCGTCGTATGCGGGCCGTGTTGTGGTGGGTGATTTTACAAATTGCAGCCTGTCAGATGCTGGGTTTCGGCAGCTTATTTATGCCAAGGCGCTGGCCAATATTACGGATTGTTCCGTGCTTTCGCTCAACGCCATTTTGCGCACGCTGTTTGCCGGGCAGGGTGATGCATGGGTGGAAGATAACGCCAACATGAGCATGACCTACGCCTTTGGCTTTGGGCCAACAGATGTGCAGGTTTCCATTATCGAAAACGCCGGCGTGCTGCCGCGCCCTGCCGGGGTTGCGGTTTTCTACAGCATCAGGGGCTGA
- a CDS encoding DUF488 domain-containing protein yields MLHHQPDIRIRRVYEEAQPDDGARVLVDRLWPRGVSKERAALTLWLKDIAPSTALREWFAHDPAKWEGFCQRYTAELNANPQAVQELADLARKGRVTLLFGARNTTYNGAVVLATYMAAHLAHRT; encoded by the coding sequence ATGCTCCATCATCAGCCCGATATCCGTATCCGCCGTGTGTATGAAGAAGCCCAGCCAGATGATGGTGCCCGCGTGCTGGTAGATAGGCTGTGGCCACGCGGCGTAAGCAAGGAGCGCGCAGCCCTTACCCTGTGGCTGAAGGACATTGCCCCCTCCACCGCCCTGCGTGAATGGTTTGCGCATGACCCCGCCAAGTGGGAGGGCTTTTGCCAACGCTACACGGCAGAGCTAAACGCCAACCCGCAGGCTGTGCAGGAACTGGCCGATCTGGCCCGCAAAGGCCGCGTAACCCTGCTGTTTGGTGCGCGGAATACCACCTATAACGGGGCCGTGGTGCTGGCCACCTACATGGCTGCCCATCTGGCCCACCGCACCTGA
- the crcB gene encoding fluoride efflux transporter CrcB — MSFYSCLIVMIGGALGTLARYFVSVLTAPISRYIPWGTIIGVNMVGSFVIGFFGTLTLASGRYPVSETTRLFVMLGICGGYTTFSSFSLQTLDLIRVGGWGRALVNVVLSVALSVGAVAMGHMLASRMNSHAILVAQTNTEEEV, encoded by the coding sequence ATGTCTTTCTATTCCTGCCTGATTGTTATGATCGGGGGCGCGCTGGGCACATTGGCGCGCTATTTTGTTTCTGTTCTGACTGCACCCATCAGCCGGTATATTCCGTGGGGCACCATTATTGGTGTGAACATGGTGGGCTCTTTTGTTATCGGCTTTTTTGGCACGCTTACACTGGCATCTGGCCGGTATCCGGTATCGGAAACCACGCGGCTGTTTGTTATGCTGGGCATATGCGGCGGATACACCACGTTTTCCTCCTTCAGCCTGCAAACGCTGGATCTTATTCGCGTTGGGGGCTGGGGGCGTGCGTTGGTGAATGTGGTGCTTTCTGTAGCACTTTCTGTTGGCGCGGTGGCTATGGGGCACATGCTGGCATCCCGCATGAACTCTCACGCTATTTTGGTGGCGCAAACCAATACGGAAGAAGAAGTGTAA
- a CDS encoding TonB-dependent receptor, producing the protein MPALIQTAACWCAAPKVRRCCRQRWWMACALASGTLLSGMAWPVGAAWAQAVSVPPTGQKAAQHTATPAGAHAATAPKAPGAPVQASGRPQVVIVRANLQHASAGGGLIHPQSEPQAQSVVGQDYIRLQSPTATAFELVSQLPGANVSGSDPFGFSPQTNISVRGMNGDAIGYVLEGMPLNDIAYYTGYPSQFADSENYENISLQQGSPDLDSPVMNAADGLMKLRFRTPAEKAGGQFSASYGSYDTNREFLRLDTGEIGHNTGLRGFVSYSHSATDNWRGAGRDERQHVDFKLEKTWGQGNSAGLLGSWNQAVDSYYPQVSKDDWRSYGIGGPNNLDRHFHADDDYGGSDYWRLSRQPERTLYLAAPLQFTLAEGLSLHVTPYAQGAYGNAAGGTQLPTSGLYNGTQAVPDVLDLPVTADGYSTVRADYTQRSFRSGFTSALEWKRGVNDLVLGYWYDYGDDTERETFAAVNGSGNAGSIWGGRPITLADGNMLLGASNHTISQTNALFVGDRVSLLHDRLLLTAGFKEVMFSRTGTNAVPGAPYHANMNTAVPLPRFGVRFQITPEHQVFFNATTNFRTPAEPALYDAYDPTSGAVTQKGTSSLKNEYSIAEELGYRYAGSRVVGSLTLFNYNFTNRQIATLAMINGALVNSTINAGGQTSRGVDVEIGLRPWHHISPYLSGEYLHATIDNDLYSGGDLLPTRGKRAVRSPTLQAAAGLTYDDGHFFGVMTVKYTGHQYATFMNDERMPSHVTGNLALGYRMDDVSVLHRPEFRMNFINITNQHYLSGVADPTMNAHDTQGRYGTTIAGQAPDYYIGGGFAALFTASTGF; encoded by the coding sequence ATGCCAGCCTTAATACAAACTGCGGCGTGCTGGTGTGCGGCCCCCAAGGTGCGGCGCTGTTGCCGCCAACGGTGGTGGATGGCCTGCGCGCTGGCTTCTGGCACGCTGCTTTCTGGTATGGCGTGGCCGGTTGGGGCTGCATGGGCACAGGCTGTATCTGTGCCGCCCACAGGGCAAAAAGCCGCCCAGCATACGGCAACGCCCGCAGGCGCACATGCCGCTACAGCCCCCAAAGCGCCGGGTGCGCCGGTGCAGGCTTCTGGCCGCCCGCAGGTGGTAATTGTGCGTGCCAACCTGCAACATGCCAGTGCTGGGGGCGGGCTGATACACCCGCAATCCGAACCGCAGGCCCAAAGCGTGGTGGGGCAGGACTATATTCGCCTGCAATCCCCCACAGCCACGGCGTTTGAGCTGGTTTCCCAACTGCCGGGCGCGAATGTAAGTGGGTCAGACCCGTTTGGGTTTTCTCCGCAAACCAATATCAGTGTGCGTGGCATGAATGGAGATGCCATAGGCTACGTGCTGGAAGGCATGCCGCTGAATGATATTGCCTATTACACCGGCTACCCCAGCCAGTTTGCAGATAGCGAGAATTACGAAAACATATCCCTGCAACAGGGATCTCCCGATCTGGATAGCCCGGTGATGAACGCCGCTGACGGGTTGATGAAGCTGCGTTTTCGCACGCCGGCAGAAAAGGCGGGCGGGCAGTTCAGTGCCTCCTATGGTTCTTACGATACCAACCGTGAGTTCCTGCGGCTGGATACGGGCGAGATCGGGCATAATACCGGCCTGCGGGGCTTTGTATCCTATTCTCACAGCGCCACGGATAACTGGCGCGGGGCCGGGCGGGATGAGCGCCAGCATGTTGATTTCAAGCTGGAAAAAACATGGGGCCAAGGCAACAGCGCGGGGCTGTTAGGATCTTGGAACCAAGCGGTGGACAGCTACTACCCGCAGGTGAGCAAGGATGATTGGCGCAGTTACGGCATAGGTGGCCCCAATAATCTGGACAGGCACTTCCACGCCGATGATGATTACGGGGGTTCGGACTACTGGCGGCTTTCTCGCCAGCCGGAACGCACGCTGTATCTGGCCGCCCCTTTGCAATTTACACTGGCGGAGGGGCTAAGCCTGCACGTTACACCTTACGCACAAGGCGCGTATGGCAATGCTGCAGGCGGCACGCAGTTGCCCACTTCCGGCCTGTATAATGGCACGCAGGCCGTGCCCGATGTGCTGGATTTGCCCGTAACGGCAGATGGCTACAGCACCGTGCGGGCAGATTACACACAGCGCAGCTTTCGCTCCGGCTTTACATCTGCGCTGGAATGGAAGCGCGGCGTGAATGATCTGGTGCTGGGCTATTGGTATGATTACGGTGATGATACCGAGCGCGAAACCTTTGCCGCCGTAAATGGCAGCGGCAATGCGGGCAGCATATGGGGCGGGCGGCCCATTACGTTGGCCGATGGCAATATGCTGTTAGGGGCCAGCAACCACACTATCTCGCAAACCAATGCGCTGTTTGTGGGGGATAGGGTTTCTCTGTTGCATGATCGGCTGTTGTTAACAGCAGGTTTTAAGGAAGTAATGTTCTCGCGCACAGGCACAAACGCCGTGCCGGGTGCGCCTTACCACGCCAACATGAACACCGCAGTACCCCTGCCGCGCTTTGGCGTGCGTTTTCAGATTACGCCGGAGCATCAGGTATTTTTCAATGCCACCACCAACTTCCGCACCCCGGCAGAACCTGCTTTGTATGATGCGTATGACCCCACATCCGGCGCGGTGACGCAAAAAGGCACATCCAGCCTGAAAAACGAATACTCCATAGCAGAGGAACTGGGCTACCGGTACGCAGGCAGCCGCGTTGTGGGCAGCCTGACGTTATTTAATTATAACTTCACAAACCGCCAGATTGCCACGTTAGCTATGATAAATGGTGCACTCGTAAATTCCACCATCAATGCGGGCGGGCAGACATCTCGCGGGGTGGATGTGGAAATAGGTTTGCGCCCGTGGCACCATATCAGCCCGTATCTTTCGGGCGAATATCTGCACGCCACCATTGATAATGACCTGTATTCGGGCGGAGACCTGCTGCCCACACGCGGCAAACGCGCCGTGCGCAGCCCCACGCTACAGGCTGCTGCGGGCCTGACGTATGATGATGGGCACTTTTTTGGTGTGATGACCGTAAAATACACCGGCCACCAATATGCAACTTTCATGAATGATGAGCGCATGCCCAGCCATGTTACGGGCAATCTGGCGCTGGGGTATCGGATGGATGATGTTTCTGTGCTGCATCGGCCAGAATTCCGCATGAACTTTATTAACATCACCAACCAGCATTACCTTTCCGGCGTGGCAGACCCCACCATGAACGCGCATGATACGCAGGGCCGCTATGGCACCACCATAGCCGGTCAGGCCCCGGATTATTACATTGGCGGTGGGTTTGCAGCCCTGTTTACAGCCTCCACCGGGTTTTAG
- the purU gene encoding formyltetrahydrofolate deformylase, producing MRPRALYTGPVEEQRSIRHRMQFILTFSCPDQPGIVAAVTSVLAERGADITETHQFSNRESGTLFMRLAFHAPAPGNLAEINAILAPVAKRFGMQMRLHDAAVLPRIIIMVSRFDHALLNLLYQVRVGWLKADIVAIVSNHTDSAATAEQAGIPYYCWPVNKQNKTEQEDKLRALIKETKADLVVLARYMQVLSDSLSAELSGRVINIHHSFLPSFKGAKPYHQAYARGVKLIGATAHYVTADLDEGPIIEQETARVTHNLSVEDYIATGRGVESQVLARAVKMHVEHRVMINGHRTVVFA from the coding sequence TTGCGCCCCCGCGCCCTTTATACAGGCCCAGTAGAAGAACAAAGGAGCATACGCCACCGCATGCAGTTCATTCTTACTTTTTCCTGCCCGGATCAGCCCGGCATTGTTGCGGCTGTGACATCCGTTCTGGCAGAGCGAGGTGCGGACATAACCGAAACCCACCAGTTCAGCAACCGGGAATCTGGCACATTGTTCATGCGGCTGGCCTTTCATGCGCCTGCGCCGGGTAATTTGGCAGAAATAAATGCTATTCTGGCCCCCGTGGCCAAACGCTTTGGCATGCAGATGCGCCTGCATGATGCCGCGGTGCTACCGCGCATTATTATTATGGTGTCTCGCTTTGATCATGCGCTGCTCAACCTGCTGTATCAGGTGCGGGTGGGCTGGCTGAAGGCGGATATTGTGGCCATTGTTTCCAACCACACAGATAGCGCTGCCACGGCGGAACAAGCTGGTATTCCCTATTACTGCTGGCCCGTAAACAAGCAGAACAAGACCGAGCAGGAAGACAAGCTGCGTGCCCTGATAAAGGAAACAAAGGCTGATCTGGTAGTGCTGGCCCGCTATATGCAAGTGCTTTCGGATTCGCTCAGCGCAGAATTAAGTGGCCGGGTGATTAACATCCACCATTCCTTCCTGCCCTCCTTCAAGGGGGCCAAGCCGTATCATCAGGCATATGCCCGTGGGGTAAAGCTGATTGGCGCCACCGCCCATTATGTTACGGCGGATCTGGATGAAGGCCCGATTATCGAGCAGGAAACTGCGCGAGTCACGCACAACCTCTCGGTGGAAGATTACATTGCCACGGGGCGGGGTGTGGAATCGCAAGTGTTGGCACGGGCGGTTAAAATGCATGTTGAGCATCGGGTTATGATCAACGGCCACCGCACTGTGGTGTTTGCCTAA
- a CDS encoding phage fiber-tail adaptor protein — protein MIAPGLCLRGQLAEQVVQAWPARSSADALDYTLTPAAWLEGAGDTLASVTASVPTATGQDTDLAVLWVTIIQGMACVFLGSGPPDRVQTVQMVLHTVQGRSVTASVQLYISAEGAATLPPQVPTLADGTPIPPNALLAPQGVLTSPSGQPYLLA, from the coding sequence ATGATTGCACCGGGCCTATGCCTGCGTGGCCAACTGGCAGAGCAGGTGGTGCAGGCATGGCCTGCGCGCAGCAGTGCAGATGCGCTGGATTATACGCTCACCCCCGCCGCATGGCTGGAAGGCGCGGGCGATACACTGGCCAGTGTTACAGCCAGCGTGCCCACCGCTACCGGGCAGGATACGGATTTGGCCGTGCTGTGGGTAACAATTATTCAAGGCATGGCCTGCGTGTTTTTGGGCAGTGGCCCGCCAGATAGGGTGCAAACCGTGCAGATGGTGCTGCACACCGTACAGGGGCGCAGCGTTACGGCCAGCGTGCAGCTTTACATCAGTGCAGAAGGTGCCGCCACGTTGCCGCCACAGGTGCCCACTTTAGCAGATGGCACCCCCATACCGCCCAACGCGCTATTGGCCCCGCAAGGTGTGCTTACCAGCCCTAGCGGCCAGCCTTACCTGCTGGCCTGA
- a CDS encoding VOC family protein, producing MFTHIVVGSNDIARSKKFYDAIFEAMDIPPSEIHPNGRLVYAKQGQRFVVTKPLDGKPATPANGGTIGLEAATPAMADAWHKAGIANGGQAIENPPGVRQTGMGPLYLAYLRDPDGNKLCIGCKVPA from the coding sequence ATGTTTACGCATATTGTAGTGGGCAGTAACGATATTGCCCGTTCCAAAAAATTCTACGATGCCATTTTTGAAGCTATGGATATTCCCCCTTCAGAAATTCACCCCAATGGCCGCCTGGTTTACGCCAAGCAGGGCCAGCGCTTTGTTGTTACCAAGCCGCTGGATGGCAAACCCGCCACCCCGGCCAATGGTGGCACCATTGGGCTGGAAGCCGCCACACCCGCTATGGCCGATGCATGGCACAAAGCAGGTATCGCCAATGGCGGACAAGCCATTGAAAACCCGCCCGGCGTACGCCAGACGGGCATGGGCCCGCTATATCTAGCCTACCTGCGGGACCCCGATGGCAACAAGCTGTGCATTGGCTGCAAGGTTCCGGCCTAA
- a CDS encoding RcnB family protein, whose protein sequence is MKFHYLAAAAMMGVMCASAPLHAEPQFNGPGGRGGPQGGPNGGPGGGAMHGGQRGGPGPAMHNANRGGRGGPARGGDNFDMNRTWRKGERYDGPRNSRWVINNWQSQRGLYAPPTGYSWMRYGNQFLLTSVTTGIIAGVVSATIGAVATPATPTYAAPTYAAPGYAAPGYAAPGYAAPGYAAPSGY, encoded by the coding sequence ATGAAATTCCATTATCTTGCAGCCGCTGCCATGATGGGTGTGATGTGTGCATCCGCCCCCCTTCATGCCGAACCCCAGTTTAACGGCCCCGGCGGCCGTGGTGGCCCACAAGGCGGCCCGAACGGTGGCCCCGGTGGTGGCGCCATGCATGGTGGCCAGCGTGGTGGCCCCGGCCCAGCCATGCACAACGCCAACCGAGGCGGCCGTGGCGGCCCCGCACGCGGCGGTGACAACTTTGATATGAACCGCACATGGCGGAAGGGAGAGCGTTACGATGGCCCGCGTAATAGCCGCTGGGTTATTAATAACTGGCAGAGCCAGCGTGGCCTGTATGCGCCGCCGACTGGGTATTCCTGGATGCGCTATGGCAACCAGTTTTTGTTAACATCCGTTACCACAGGCATTATTGCCGGTGTTGTAAGTGCCACTATTGGGGCCGTTGCCACACCCGCAACCCCTACCTATGCCGCCCCAACCTACGCAGCGCCAGGCTACGCTGCCCCCGGTTATGCAGCACCGGGATATGCCGCACCCGGATACGCAGCACCAAGCGGTTACTAA
- a CDS encoding SDR family NAD(P)-dependent oxidoreductase has translation MTRKQPQTVLVTGATAGFGHAIALLLAQQGYRVIATGRRQERLEELAAQAKGQILPFKLDMTDAPALAALPQSLPAGWQEVDVLVNNAGLALGLEKAWETNLEDWQRMIATNVTGMVEITRALLPGMVARNWGHVVALGSTAGTYPYPGSNVYGASKAFVEQFMRNLRSDLLGKQVRATTIAPGLCGGSEFSQVRLGDASKAEDVYKGTHPLLPEDIAQTVAWVLSLPAHVNINHVEMMPTCQASAGLAVDRTMAD, from the coding sequence ATGACACGCAAGCAACCACAAACTGTTTTGGTAACGGGTGCCACCGCCGGATTTGGGCATGCCATAGCGCTGCTTTTAGCCCAGCAGGGCTACCGCGTTATTGCCACAGGCCGCAGGCAGGAACGGCTGGAAGAACTGGCCGCCCAAGCCAAGGGCCAGATTCTGCCGTTTAAACTGGATATGACAGACGCCCCCGCCCTTGCTGCCCTGCCGCAAAGCCTGCCCGCAGGCTGGCAGGAGGTGGACGTACTGGTGAACAACGCCGGGCTGGCGCTGGGGCTGGAAAAAGCGTGGGAAACCAATCTGGAAGATTGGCAGCGCATGATAGCCACCAATGTTACCGGCATGGTGGAAATTACGCGTGCGCTGCTGCCCGGCATGGTTGCGCGTAACTGGGGGCATGTTGTGGCCCTTGGCAGCACGGCGGGCACGTACCCTTACCCCGGTTCCAACGTGTATGGGGCCTCCAAGGCGTTTGTTGAGCAGTTTATGCGCAATTTGCGCAGCGATCTGCTGGGCAAGCAGGTGCGGGCCACCACCATTGCCCCTGGCCTGTGTGGCGGCAGTGAGTTCAGTCAGGTTCGGTTGGGGGATGCCTCCAAGGCGGAGGATGTTTACAAAGGCACGCACCCGCTTTTGCCCGAAGATATTGCCCAAACGGTGGCATGGGTTTTAAGCCTGCCTGCACATGTGAACATCAACCACGTGGAAATGATGCCCACCTGCCAGGCCTCTGCCGGTTTGGCGGTGGATCGCACTATGGCGGATTAA